In Nicotiana tabacum cultivar K326 chromosome 10, ASM71507v2, whole genome shotgun sequence, the DNA window GCATACATATTTGCAAGAAGCACATAGTTCACAGCATTATGAGGTTCCAACTCTAAGAGTACGTGAGCAGCTTTCCTACCTAGATCTGTTTTACGACTCCCTGCTCGACCACAGGCTCCAAGCACAGTCCTCCAAATGAGTGTATTGGGCTTTAATGGCATTTTATTGATGAAGTCCTCCAATTTATCCATCTCACCTGCTCGTCCCAGGATATCAACCATACATGAGAAATGCTCAATCCGAGGTGTCAGACCATATTGTTTGCTCATGGAATCGAAGTAATCCTTGCCCTGCTCAACAAATCCCACGTGGCTACAAGCTGATAAGACACCAACAAATGTAACATGGTCAGGTGTTTGACCTTCCAgcttcatttttgtaaaaagctCTAGTGCTTTATGTCCATGTCCATGCCGTGCATAACCAGAAATCATTGAGTTCCATGAATATATATTTCGTAGAGGCATTAACTCAAAAAACCTTGATGCATAATCTATTCTTCCACATTTGGCATACATGTCAACAAGAGCACTCCCAACAATAGTGTCAGATTCCAAACAGGATCTAATCGCACAAGCATGAACTTCCATTCCATGCTCCAATGTTGCAATTGAGGCACATGCACTGAGAACAGAGGCAAATGTGAAGCCATCTAATTTCTGACCCTTGTGCAGCATAAGCCAGATTAAATCCATGGCTTTTGGTAAAACCTCATTGTGTAAATATCCAGAGATCATTAGGTTCCAACTCATATCATCCTTCCTTTCAGACATCCGAGAGAATATGTTCTCACAGTCATCCATTTCCCCGCACTTACCATAGCAAgcaagaaatgaattttcaatAGCATTAGCATCCATTCCTCTATATTTTAGCACCAGCGCGTGGATTTGACGAAGACCAAGAAGAGAAAGAGGTGATATTGCTGAAAGAATATTTATAAACGTCACATTGTTGAGACTCCATCCAGCACGCATCATCTGTATGAAGTACTCTATAGCTTCAGAAATAGATGTCTCAGAATCACCTAATGCACCGATAATGGTATTCCAGGAAACTAGATCATATTCTGGCATCAAGGTAAACAATTTCTTGCATTCAGCCACACATCCAGTGTCAGCATATAAAGCAAGAAGAGCATTAGACACTGAAACATCAAAATCTAGTCCTAACTTTACCCCTTCACTGTGCAGTTGTTCCCCAAATCTTATCCAATTCaggtttccacaagaactcaaaGAACTTATCAATGAGTAATTTGACGCCATCAGACCTGTTCTTCTCATCATCTGGAAGATTGATATTGCATCTTCAAAATAATCATTTTGATCTAGAGCGGAGATCATAGAGTTCCATGATACTGAATCCTTATCAAGCATGGTCTCAAAAACAGAACGAGCAATCTGTATTTCACCAAATTTAGAATACATATTAATCAGAGCATTTCCAATAGCAGCCTTGGAGTCGCGCAAACCAGTTCGGATAACATAGCCATGTAGCTCTCTACCTCTTTTTCTCCCTTCTTCCAACAAAGAGAATTCATGAAAAGCACCGAAAAGAACAACGAATGAATCAGAATTGATTTTAACCAAGTCTCTCATCTCCATAAAAAACTTGGTCGCGACTTCTCCTTGACCAAGTCTCACCAATCCGACCATCAGCCCGTTCATGGACACTGCATTCCTTGTACCCATCTGTTTAAAAACCTTCATAGCATTATCGAGACACCCAAACCTTCCAAAACCACTTACCAGAGCACTTCCCACATACAAGTCTTTCAGAAGTCCAGACTTTTCTATTTTAGCCAGTAGCTGCTTCAGCAAAAACAAACCACAATTAACATGACTAGCAGCAGCTGTAATTAAGCTGCCAAAAGTGAACTCAGTAGGCTTAAAAATAAACCCCAGATCCTCTTTTTGCATATCAGAGAAGAGCTGAAACACAGAAACTGCATCTCGCTGAGAGTAAACTGAAATAATAGAATTGCAAGATACTGAATTCTTATTCTCTATCTCTTCAAAAACACGCCACGCATAATCACCAGTACCTGCAAAACTTCCATACATCGAGATCAAGACATTGGAAACAACCTCATTAGAAGCATGCCCTGTTTTCAAAAGCAAACCATGGATTTGCATACCCAACCTAAGCCCACAAGCACCTAAACCCTGGCAAGCTCTCAAAGCACTACCACAAGCATAATGGTTAGGAATAAACCCTGACGAGACCATTTCACAAAAAACACTACATGCCTCATCAGGCATCCCATTTTGGGAATAACCCGTAATCAAGCACGCCCACGAAACTAGATTTCTGTCCAGCATTTCGTCGAACACATCACGAGCAGAGACCAAATCACCACCTTTCACATACAAATTAATAAGGGTGTTACACAAATACAAATCTTTATTAACCCCATTTTTAATAATATCCAAATGAAGTCTATGCGCATCGAATTCAGAACAAGAGAACAGGTATTTTTGCACGAGAAATTCGCACTTGTCTGAAACTGTAGAAACAGAATAGGCTGGCTTTTGGTATGGATGAAAAGCTTTATCTTTTGTTGTGGTGATGGTGGGATAAGCAAAGTCATTCGAAAAAGACTGGAGAACTGAAGCTGCAAATGTGCTGAAAGTATAAGTGGGGATTGGACTTCGATGGAGTAGTAGTTTGTTTCGTGATTGTATAAGTGCTGCCATAAACATGGTGAGAAATTGTCACCGCTGATAGAGCTCGAAAATATTTTGCTGCCTCATTTTAACCTTGGCGCCATTTCAGCTCTGAAGAATTTCATTTGATGACTTTAAAAAATGGTAGCAGGTCCCTCCCACTTATTAATGTTGGAGTCCATCTTAATTCCATTAATCAAAAGAGATAATGACCTTTAGAACTTGTGGTAGTAGTAAATAATTATGCcactataaattattttattaagagttaaaatgaaaattttaattaaaattaatactAAATATATTAATTCTTTTTAAATAGACAAAGTatgtcacataaattggaactgAGGGAATATTAGGTTAGAGGTCATGACGAGATTGAGCACAATAATAAGGGGCGGATTATGAGGCTAGAAGGGGGTTCACCCGAACCTCCTTCACCGGAAAATGACAAAATATAGGGTAAAATTCCTTTTGTGCCTCTATATATTACTATATTTTAAATCCCACAACCCAAAAGCATAACTTAGTGGCTAAGGGGTTATTATATTTTCCACTAGCCATTGTCTTAGCATAAATCTTGCCTCCGCCAGAGATAACCTCTTTTCATTTGAAAGAAGAGCTACAATATCCTACTcactccggtccaaaataagtgattttttggcctttttcttatgatccaaaataagtgatttttccagatttcaagaatgaattaattatttttttcctatattgttcttggagtaaatagtgttggaatatgtgttaggagtgtttatgtgagatagtaaaggttaatatggtcaattctactgctaattaatactaaaatgtGGATTTCTTAATCTGTATGAAAacatccaaaaaatcacttattttggaccgcaGAAAGTATCAATTAAAGCTCCCTCTTTCTTCAATTGGTAGCATTTACAAATGTTGTCGTGAAAGATGCATAATTACTAATATTAATAAGCGAGAATAGCAGATTTTTGTCGTCCACACAGGGGCATTTAGGGAATATGCAGAGTTAGCCAATTCTATGaggcttttttattttttagacaagTGGCCTTTTTGGGTCCCAGTTGCAAACGCTCCTTTACTTTCTTGGAAAAAACGTAAGTagataaataatataataatatttacaTACTCTTAGCAGGTAAATGCAATTAACATCTTATGGCAGATTAAGAGAGTTCTATAGTAAAACAAATTGCTATTTATAGTTTTACTACTACACTACATATAAGCACGGATAAAAAAGTTTTTTCGTCCTTACATCTTTGTGGGTAATAAAGGAATTTTATTTATTGGTAATATGCAGCTCTACACGTGTTTGTTGCTATTGGGTTTTTCCCTTCAAATTctcacttttgcattttttctCTGTCTTAAGAATTCCCACATGGGTCTTTGTTATTGGTCTATATTAGTATTATGGTAATTTATTTATGAATCTTTTTTGCtctttattaaattatttttttcgatggttaaatttttatataaaatttaaccaatatttaaaaataattattattatattgataGAAGAATTGTAATTTATGGTATTTTCTATATAATTTttgaatatctaaattttaattttaaaatattaaattaatcaaacctaatttaactacCAGGTTTAGTCAAATTACCTTTCGAATTATGAAATATGACAATTCTTTTAGGATAGAGAGGGTGTATTATTTGTCCCTATACGTTCCGGTAAAATTTAGGCAATTTTGGAGCCAAATTTTCTTTTATAACTGGAGCATTTATTAGGTCTTACTATATCTTTTATCCTTAAACCTCCAATATTTTTGCTTCTTTAGTGAGATCATATATGCTTATAAAAATTTGTCCTAATGTTATTTTCAGAtatagttttaaaatattttattttattaatttgctttaattatttttattaaaattcttGTAAGGTCAGTAGGTTAAATTGTGTAAAGACTCTAAACTAAAGTTATAAATATCGTAGTATAAAAGTTGGAGTAATTGAAGATTTTGTTGTGTTAGATAATTCTAGAAGATGAAAACACGAGTTTTTCTAATAAgagtaaaaaaaaatacattattaAAATCTTAATGAGTTCAAGATAAACACAAAATAAGTTTGaagcaggggcggagctagagtgcTGGCTACGTGTTCGATCAAATTTAGTAGCTTTGGTTCAAACTCTGTTTTTATCTTAAAAATTCATTGAGTATGTACAGACTAAATAACttttttttgattaaaaaaacTAAATAACTTAAAAGATTAGAATTCAGAACATAACCTATAATCCTTACTTTGCATttgatttaaaataaataatttcgtCAACAATA includes these proteins:
- the LOC107807435 gene encoding putative pentatricopeptide repeat-containing protein At5g09950, with the translated sequence MFMAALIQSRNKLLLHRSPIPTYTFSTFAASVLQSFSNDFAYPTITTTKDKAFHPYQKPAYSVSTVSDKCEFLVQKYLFSCSEFDAHRLHLDIIKNGVNKDLYLCNTLINLYVKGGDLVSARDVFDEMLDRNLVSWACLITGYSQNGMPDEACSVFCEMVSSGFIPNHYACGSALRACQGLGACGLRLGMQIHGLLLKTGHASNEVVSNVLISMYGSFAGTGDYAWRVFEEIENKNSVSCNSIISVYSQRDAVSVFQLFSDMQKEDLGFIFKPTEFTFGSLITAAASHVNCGLFLLKQLLAKIEKSGLLKDLYVGSALVSGFGRFGCLDNAMKVFKQMGTRNAVSMNGLMVGLVRLGQGEVATKFFMEMRDLVKINSDSFVVLFGAFHEFSLLEEGRKRGRELHGYVIRTGLRDSKAAIGNALINMYSKFGEIQIARSVFETMLDKDSVSWNSMISALDQNDYFEDAISIFQMMRRTGLMASNYSLISSLSSCGNLNWIRFGEQLHSEGVKLGLDFDVSVSNALLALYADTGCVAECKKLFTLMPEYDLVSWNTIIGALGDSETSISEAIEYFIQMMRAGWSLNNVTFINILSAISPLSLLGLRQIHALVLKYRGMDANAIENSFLACYGKCGEMDDCENIFSRMSERKDDMSWNLMISGYLHNEVLPKAMDLIWLMLHKGQKLDGFTFASVLSACASIATLEHGMEVHACAIRSCLESDTIVGSALVDMYAKCGRIDYASRFFELMPLRNIYSWNSMISGYARHGHGHKALELFTKMKLEGQTPDHVTFVGVLSACSHVGFVEQGKDYFDSMSKQYGLTPRIEHFSCMVDILGRAGEMDKLEDFINKMPLKPNTLIWRTVLGACGRAGSRKTDLGRKAAHVLLELEPHNAVNYVLLANMYASGGKWEDVAEARRAMREATARKEAGCSWVNMRDGVHAFVAGDHSHPDKDAIYEKLTELHKKIRDAGYVPQIKYALYDLELENKEELLSYHSERLAVAFVLTRKSDMPIRIMKNLRVCGDCHSAFKYISQVVGRQIVLRDSNRFHHFSDGKCSCNDYW